One Lepus europaeus isolate LE1 chromosome 4, mLepTim1.pri, whole genome shotgun sequence genomic window, AAATCATGAGAGGCAGGCTGGCCTGGGGCACTCCTGGCTTCCCTTAAGGAGGAGACCTGGCCATGCCGCGAGTACACGACCACAAGGCCACCAGTGATGGGAGGTGACAGACACTGCCCCTTTACACCAGGTAGGGGCTCTGCACTCTGCCCTAGTGGCTAACACTGCTATTTCTCCTGACACCAAAGCTCAATGCCAGCTGCCACCCAAGACCTCCACCAGGCCTGTCAATCAGCTCCACACCTGAGCCCTCTAAGCAGAGGAGTTGGTCACCCTGAACTTCCGCAGGACACGGCTGGCCCTGCTGCCTTTGCAAGCAATGGAAAGCTGCCCAGACAGAGGCCTTCTCATGCCCCCTCTCTTCCTACTCTCCAGGGCCTAGGCTTCACACTGAGCTAGACGAGCACCCTTGGGTGCTCACAACTGCTTCgtgaggcccaggcccaggcccaggccctggtgaCGGAGGTGACTTTCTCCCTCTTGCTGGGGCCTCACAACCCCTGCACCACGGCCCGGACTTCCTTCCCACTCTTGCTGGGACGACTCCAGACTCGGCTTCGTGTACCTTGGCAGGACTTGCTTGCCTAGCCTTCCACGGGGCTGGTGTGTCTGCTTTTGCTGTGGACGCCTTCACAGACGTGGGGGCGCCTAGGGCGCCTTTCATCGGGGAGGCCTTGACTTGAGGGTTTTTTACAGCCGGTTTCACCTAAGGAGACACGGGatacaggacctgagggaggggtcctGCACACAGACCTTCATCTCTTCCTTCCCCACTGGGCCCTGAACCCAGCGGAGCAGCGAGTGACTGGCAGGTCTCACCTGGGCTGGGGTCATGGCTGCAGGTGCCTCCCCTTCGCTGTCTGACTCCTCGCTGCTGCTCTCTGAATCCTCCTTCTtccccagctgggcctgggcagctGCAGGCCCTGCCTTGCCAGGGGGCACTAGAGGGACCCCTTTCCTGGGGGACTCCTTGGCAGGGGCTGAGGCAGCTCTGACCTGGGGTGTCTTTCCCAAGGGCTTCACCTGGAATGAGACAAACAGTTATCAGGAGAGGGAGTCCTGAGGGCAGGCGTGTGCAGACAGGAGATCCGTGGGGCACACGCAGCGGCGCTGGGGTGGCGTTCCCGTGGCTCCCATCAGAGGGCAGCACAacgccctccccacctctgccccggGCCTCACCTGAGCTGGTGCCTCCTCCTCACTGTCTGAGGACTCCTCACTGCTCTCagaatcctcctcctgtggcctcCCAACTGGCCCCTTTTGGGCAGGGACTGCTGTGGCCACTGTCTTTCCCACGGCACTGTTCTGGGGGGCTCtcacaggcagctttacctgaatTGCAAGGAAATATGAGACTGGAGATGGATCCTTTTAAGCTAAGCTCCCCACCACGGCTCGGGGAAGTCACCCCAGCCTATGCAGGACCCTGGGCAAGGCTGGGGGCTAGGCTCAGACCTCCTTTCTctgcccacctcccagcctcTCTTACGGCTTCTGGCCCCACTTGCCTTGGCTGGGGATCCCTGCTTGGCCTGGGCAGCTGCAGTGACAACTTTTCCAGGTGGTGACGTGACCCCTTCGGCTGAAGATGCTTTTGTAGAAGCTGCACTGGCTTTGGTCTGAGGGGTTCTCGCCGAGGCCTGTACCTGGAGGAAGAGGGAATTATGGTGGGAGAAGTGAGGGGTGATGGAGTCAGAGGCCTGAGGTtggattctggctgctccatctaTGGCTGAGAACTTGAGCAAAGTGATCGCACTGGGCCTGTTTCCTCCTCAGTATAATGGGGATGATCAGGCCCAGCTCTAGGGCTGCTATGGTGATTAAATGGACActgagtgcctggcacataatatCTGCTCAAATAAACTCATGGTTGTAAGCACTTTTCTTAGTGTGAGTCCAGTGCAAGAGGACCCAGAACACAGGTGCCTTCTAGGCTGACTTTCAGCTAGGGACCTTGTCATCAAATCCTGGCTAACAGACTAGACGTCAAGGACCATAAGAGGTAGGAAATCTAGCTCTTCTTCTTGGCTGGAATGCTGAGTTGATAGCTGGAACTCAAGCAGCCAACCCTGTCTACGAGGCTGAGATGACAGAACATGAAGAAAACATGAGGTTTTCTTGGGCTTCGCCTTTCTTAACTGACATCCAGAGAATCCCGCGATGCCTGTCAAGGTCCCCAGCAAACAGCTCTAGCGAGGTGAGAGCCACAGAGGGGGAGATGCCCAGCATGAGATCCTGACAGGAGAGAGTCCTGCCCCTGGGAACCAGAACGGGGAAGCGGGCAGCACCCCAAGGCCCTGACTCATTCAGACACGTCCTCTGGTCAGTGTCAGAAGACAGCCTTCCCCTGGCATCCCGCACCCGCCAGAGACCAAGCCGAGTGTGGAAGAGCCGGAGTGTGGTGAGCAAAGCTCCCCAGAGTGCAGACACACGGCACGACCAGGCAGGGCGCACTCAAGGTGGCCGGAGGGGAATCACGGCTTCCACACCGACGTGAGAAAGCAAAACCAAAGACAAGGGGACTAACTTGACCCGCCAAGTCCCATTGCACAAGGAAAGGACTGAAATCAGACGAGACAGGTTCCCCAGCCACAACGCGATTAAACCGGAGATCAACAACAGAAAGCAACCTGGGTAATCCCAGATATTTGGAAATTCAACACCTACTCCTAAATAACCCGAGGTtcgaagaataaaaataaaacgcCCACCTTGTGGTGCaggtgggaggctcagatggaaaGACAAATATTTAAGTGATCTGCACAGTGAAACACCGTAAGGCACAGGGCGTGGAaggcctgcctgcagcctggaggTGGCCAGAGGAGCCTGCCGTGCCGGAAGGGGACTCTGCACGGCTCATGACCTCAGGGAGGACTCCTAGGACCTCGGGTGCCACGAGGCAACTCAGAGCGGGGTGAAGAGACCACGACAATGTGTGCTCTTGTTCTGGGAAAAAAGAAATGGCTAAGTTCTGAGCGATTACTACAAACAAAACAGGGCGACAATGAAGAATGATAAACAGTGGGTGGCTGAGCAGAGGAGTGGGCCATCTTGCATTTGCCTCGCTCTTCCAGGATGCGGGAGCCGACCTCCAGGTCTGTTTTCCAGGAGCCGGGCCCACCCTCGGGTGATGAGTGAGGAGCTTGCTGGGCCCTTGCTGGGTTGGCAGGTGAGATCTCACCCAAACTGGTTGACTTCCGATTTAAAGAGTAACGAGAGCCTCTGATGGGTTACATCACCTGCTAGGatatggagctgggacttgaacccaggcagcacAGCTCTACCCCCGTGACACTTGCCTCTACCACACTGGAAGTATGATCTCACCTGAACCTGTTCCTTGGAAGTTGCCCAAGCCAGgcactcccacccacacccccggGCCTTTGCACAGGCTTTCTCTGCCTGGAACACTATCCTCCCAGAGGCTGCGACCTGTCAGGTTCTGCTAGCCAAGGAGCGCCCCCTCTGTCTCAATGCCAAGCCCTCTTGCTGGAATAATCCATATGCACATTCATGGTCCCATTTGGGTGGGACCTCCCTGAGAGCCAGACACAGTGGGCCAGACCAGGACAGCACACGATGAGAAAGTACTCAGCAGACTGTGTGCAAACATGCGAAATCCCAGTGGGGCTTAAAAGGCCACAAAAGGAGCCGGTAGAGCTCTGATGGGCAGAGAGATAATGGAAAGATGGGAATGAGGCTGCCCAGGCTTCTGTGTAGCCAGGGACAACAGCAGCCCCACAAAAGCCttctcagccctggccctggcccaggtaTAGGTGGGATGGGCTGGCTCCGCCCAGGCCTCACCTGTGCTGGAGTGGAGGCAGCCTGCGCACTGTCAGACTCCTCCTCGCTGCTCTCAGAGTCCTCATGagccttggctttgacctgggcgaCCGCGGGCCCCATCTTTCCAGGGAGCAGAGGCGTGGTCACTGGGGCAGCTTTCGCCTGGAGGCCTTTGCCCACAGAGGTCACCTGGAAGGACGGGCAGAAGAGCACGTCTCAGGGGGAGCCTGGAGCAGCATGGGAGCCGCCCCGAGGTCCGCCGAGCCCACGCAGGCCTCACTGTTGCAGCAGGAGCTGTCTCCTCCTCACTCTCGGAGTCCTCACTGCTCGAGGAGTCCTCCTGGGGCCTCCGGGCGCCCCAGGCGACAGCTGGGGACGAGGCGGCGGCCGGAGAGGTGGCTGTGCCAGCCTTCCAGGAGGCTGGAGTGCCCACTCGCACGGGGGCGACCTTGGTAGATGCAGGGGTAACAGGGGTGCCTTTCTTGGGAGAGGCCTTGGCTTGAGTTTTCAGAGCTGGTTTTGCCTGAGGGGacacagagggcagaggctggaacggctcctggattcagagcCCCGTCTGTCCTCAGCTGgagccctgctgctgcccccaccaGCCAGAGCCCACGTTCTGACCGAGGAGCAGCCAAGCTCCCTGCAGGGCTGGCTGGCGGGGGCAGCTCCTGGTCTGCCAGGCTCACCTGAGCTGGAGTCGTGGCTGTGGGTGCCTCCTCCACGCTGTCAGAGGACTCCTCGCTGCTTTCTGAGTTTTCCTTGGCCCTTTCAGCCTTCACCTGGGTGGCCCCGGGCCCCAACTTCTGGGAAGGTGCCACGGCCACATCTTTCCCCAAGGGTCCCTTGGTGGGACCCGAGGCAGGTCTGACCTGGAGGATTTTCCCCGGGGGCTTTGCCTGGTGGAAGACACACAGGATCAGCAGAGGGGACCTACAGGGTGCAAGTGTGCAGACACGAGggcccaaatggccaacagagaaCCCCAGGGGGCTCCCAGCACTGACAAGAGAAAGCAGGGGCTTGCAAGTTGGGACCTCACCTGGGTGGCGGACACAGCCGGGGTCGCCTCCCCCTCGCTGTCCGACTCCTCCTCACTGCTGCTGTCTGAGTCCTCCTCCGGCTTAACCACCTGAGCCAAaggggctgcaggtgctgccttcccagggggcgCTAGGCCAGTGCCTTTCCCGGAGGGCCCCACGCCCACAGTAGGTGCCGGTCTGACCCAGGAATTCTTCCCTGAGGGCTTCGCCTGGGAAGGACAAAGGACAACAAGATCAAGGTGGGAGTCCAGGGCAGGAGGGACAGGCCCACCAGGGCCCTTCCAGGCAGGGCTCTGCCACGCAGGGGGTCCTGCAGCTCACCTGAGCCGGGCTCACAGTGACGGCCATGGCTGCCGGGGTCTCCTCGTCGCTGTCCGACTCTTTGCTGCTGCTCTCTGAGTCCACCTCCCGCTTCCCTACTTGGGCCTGGGTGGCTGCAGGTCCTGTCTTGCCAGGAGCCGCTGGAAGGGCCCCTTTCCTGGGAGACCCCTTGGCAGGGGCAAAGGCAGCTCTGACCTGGGGAGTCTTCCCTGAGGGCTTCGCCTAGAAcaggggagggagagcaaggtggccatgtgcagagacagagaccagaAACTTTCTGGCAGCACGAAGAAGGAGAAAGGGCTTGGGGCCTTGTAGAGCGGGATACATGGCCTCCAGAGGCCAGGAGGGGAAGGGCCCAGGCCTCACCTGCAGTGGGGTCCCGGCAGCTGGTGTCTCTTCCTCGCTGTCAGACGATGCCTCGCTGCTGCTCCCCGAGTCCTCCTCTGGCCTGCCTGCCTTGGCCTGGGGGGCAACGAGCCCGGCCTTTCGAGGGGGTGCTGGggtgactgctttcccaggggtccCTTTGGCAGCAGCTGAGGAAGGTCTGACCTGGAGAACTTTCGTAGAGGCATTCAcctgggagaagagaaagggcaGTTTGCACTCCCCCTTCTAAAACCTGTCTGGTGATGCCTTCAGAGTACAGCCCGAAGTCTAACTGGGGCTCACACgacccctgcctggcctggctggaGCCCCTTCAGCGCCAGCCAACTTCACTTCATTCTCGCTCTTGGAGCACTGCCGGCCCTGCCCCTTCCAACTGGCCCCTCAGTCCGTGGCTCCCCAACAGACATCGCCTACTTAGCGTGGCTTGCCCTGGCCCCTGGATGGCCTCCATGGCTGCCCCAGGACACAGGGTGGTCACAGCCTGTCCCTGGTGGACTCTCATCAGTTGGGGGCCCGTGGGTCTAGAAAACCTCAAGAGTGGATTTGATCAGGCCTACGGGAGAGGCCCACCAAGACCCAGAGAGAAGAATGCACAGAGCCCAGACTTGGCGAGAGAAGTGTCTGAAAGGGGTCAGGGATCTGGTGAGGCCACCCTGGGCTTTCTGCACACAAAGGGAGAGCAGCAGGACCCCTGGGAATTGTCTTCCCTCTCACTAACTCCTCCCCACGGCTCCAGGTGCTGCACTGTTTCCCATGGAAGGTCCCCACAGCCACTTGGCCTGGGGCCAGTCACCCCAGAAAAATCAGTGTCTCTGATCTTTGAAGAATCTTTCCCTGCAGAGGCTGGAGGCTGTTCCAGACCAGCTTTGTGGGGCTTGCTCCTTTTTGAGGTCTTTAACCAACCTGGATGGAGAAAAGTTTCTAGAAAAGTCCACACTTGGGTGCTCCTGAAAAATGGACACTCACACAACACTTGGTAGCTCACAGGCAGGGCACAGCAGACCCGTGCTGAGCAGCGGCGGCCCTGCATATCCTGACTGGTCCCAATTCCCACGCCTCTGCCACCTCAGGGCCTGGCACTCACTGCGCTCCCTGCCAAGAATGACTTTCCTAAAAACCTCCCACGCACCCGCCCTCCGCTCCTAACGTTTGCCCTAAACACTACATTTTAAATTACCATTCCTGGGCACGCATGCGCAGACACATgcgcgcgtacacacacacaccccagccctccttccttctctaacGCTCACTGGCATGTGACAAAGGAAATCATTTATCTGCTGCCCTGGTCCTTCCGTCCCCTCCCTGCTCCGATTCCAACAGTAGTCCACCCATGGGCACCCACAGCCTCGGGGCTAAGGTCCCTAGCAGGGGAAGGTAAGGGACACCCTTCAGTAACGCGCTGCGTgcctgctcagctctgcctgggaggccagaggCCTGGGCACAGGCAACTTCTCAGGGGCTTCCAGGCGGGTCCAGCAGGGATGAGGGCAGCGGGCATTTATTACACAGGGAAACTGAGGAAAGCGGAGCAGAGTGCAGGACCCCCCTCAGGGAGGTGGCCATCCCCGGCTGTGTGGGCCAGAGGGCAGTTTCCAGGGGTCAGCCGTCCCCACTGTGCCTCCTGCATGCGgctctccttcccccctccaaCTGCAGGGATGTCTTCAACAGAAATGTTCGCCATGGCTACTCCGTCAGCCCCTGCGGGCCCCAGGAGAGCCAGGGTGCGTGCAGGGCCCCCGAGGGGCAGCCCTCCAGGCCTCACCTGGCTGGGCCTCCCCGCAGGGGCCTCCTCCTCACTGTCAGACTCCTCACTGCTCTCCGACTCCTCTTCCGGTTTCCTGGCCCTCGCAGCCAGGGTCAGTGCCCCTCCTTTGGCCTGGGGTGTCACAGCTCCCACCTTCCCAGGGGCCGGAGCTGCCCTTCTCGCTGCGGGCTCCTGGGCAGGGGCCGGCGGGGCTCTGATCGGGGCAGGTTTCACTGAGGGTTTCACCTGCAACGAGAGGATGGCGTTAGGAACCAGTGCGTCTGTTTCCCGTCAGCTAGAGGAACCTCAGCCCACAGAGCCCTGCCCGACTCTGGCTAAGAGTCGGACAGACACTGTCCTTAGGCCCATTTCACACGGGAGCACGGCAGCTCAAAGGTTAAATCGCTCAAGACCAGCGCACAGAGGCACGGCTCTGAGGGAACTCTCGGCTGTCACGCCGGGGCTCCATGTGGCATACACAGGCTCCAGTCCCTCTGTCAGGACTCACCTGCCCCTGAACTGACACACAATCATGGCCGCCGtcccaagggccaggagctggcTGACCTCCAGTCCTGCCACTAGCTTGCTGGGCCATGTGGAGCACATTCCTCCCTCCCCTGAGCTTAGAGGCTTCTGAAACCACAGATGCCCACGGCGTTCAGAGCTCCAGCTCTACCCCCTGATCTTCAGACTTCACCCTGACCCTAACCGCCGTGCGGGAGCTCCGAGCCAGCCTCTGGCCCACCGAGGCTGTGTACCAGGGCAGGTGCCCTGGGTCGGCCGTGATCCCCTTTCTGTTGGTCAGGCCCAAGGTGAGGGGTGTCGGGGCAGTCCTTCTGACTTGCTCTGTAGGGCCCGACGGTGAAGACACAAGGTGGGGAGCGGCCCACAGCCAGCCCGAGGAGAGAGACAGGTGAGGTCTCAGCCTTCATGGGGAATAAGAAGCACCTAGGCACCAGATGGCTGACATCCTTGACTCCTGCTGTCCTCCCTTTAAAACACCTTTCAAACGGGGCACCTTCTCCCAGCACCACTCAGGCAGCCCCTAGGTGGTCTCCCTGCTTCCACTCTGCCTCACCCTCCCAGCAGGCCACAGCCTGTGATCCCTCTGAAATCTGAACAAGGCCACCCTCTCTGTGCCTGAACCCCTGCAGTAGCATCTCCCATCCCCTGGGAATAAAATGCAGCCTGATTATGGTGCCCTCTTATGACCTCGTGCTGTATCCCTGCCCCCTGGGTCATGCAGAAAGGTATTTTTGCAAAGCACCAAATCCATTTGCCTCTGTGTCTGCACACTCTGCCTCTTCACTCATCCAGGACAGCCTCCTGCTCGGCTCCTGGTGGCCCACTACTCTCCCTTCAGAGTGGCCATTACTACTGTGGTCAAACGGTCTGATGGGACGCCCCTCCCATCTTGTTCTCCAAAGCGTTACCTGGCGCTAGCAGGTACACAAGGAATGACTTGCAAGAAAGCCACACACCCAGAGGCCTGCCTGACTCTAGACCAGCACCCCCGAGTGGGCAAGTGGGCCTAGAAACCTCTGAGCAAGCTCACTCCTGCCGGCATCTCTTTCTAATGGAATGCCCTCACCCCACACCCCTTCTCAGGGACACCCACTGGGCTCAGGCCACCTGCCTATTCCACAGGGCTCCCCTCCCTGGCAGTAACCCTGCCAGCTCCCAGTCCCTGGGCTCTGAAATCTGGCCAGGCTCCTGGGAGGGCGGGAAGCTGGGTCCAATTACCTCCACATCCGTCTCATCGCTCGAGCTGGAGGTGTCCTCGCTGGAGCTGTCAGCCTGGCCCGCTGACACCAACCCTGAGGGACAGACACAGTGGGGACTGAGGGCTATCATTCCAGACCCACCTGCGCCTTCTCCCACCAGGTGCTGAGCACTGGCTCCCCAGCTGCATAGTTACAGCTCCGCCCGCCCTTGGAACCCCCATCTGAAGGGAACACCATCATCACCCTGCTTTCCCGCACACCTAAGGCTGTGCTAGAATGGGAGCAACAACCCTGCACCCGGGCTAATAAATGTTCCAGTCACCTGCACATGCACTGAAGCAGGTGGGGCACATCGGCTGTTTCACATGGGAACTGGAGGCAAACCTGGGCTCTTCAGGGAAGTCTAAGCTGTCAGGGACCCATGTAGCCCCCAGAAATGTCCACCCACTCCTGAGACTGCTCAGACTCCCTTGGGAGAGCTGAAGTGGTGTCCCTGAGGCTGTCCTCCCGCACCTAGGGGACCACAAAGGCCCGAGGCACAGGACACTCACTGTCCACAGCCAAACCTCTGGGTTCCAGAGTGGCCTGGAGCTTGAAAAAATAGTGCTCAggcctgcctccccagcccaaactccccagcccagggctgctcaCCAGGTTTGGCGGCGGGTACAGGGGCCGGGACACCGCCCTCCTCCTCGGTCTCTGAGGCCAAGACTGTGTTTGCTGAGGGTTCTCCTGACTTCTGGGCTGACTTCCCACCAGTTAGCAGGTGGGCTAGGGCCTTCCCAGAGGCAGGGTGTGGCACAGAGTTCACAGCCTTGGCCGCCTTGCTCTGTGCCTgcagggaagggagagacagagtggcgAGTGCAGGGCACCCCACAGCGATACCTGGCTCATCACCCTCCTGAAGTTGTCTCCTCATccttaagggggggggggcacacacaGCCCCCACCTCACAGGGCTGAGAGCTTTGAGGGAACGGGATTACAGTTCTTGGGACATACAAGCTACTTGCAAGGTGGGAAGCAGCAGTTTGGTGTGGCTATTGGCATCTTTGTAACTGCTTTTACACACTGTTGCTAAGCTGCAGGCACTTTCAGGGACACAATCCTTTATGCGTCTGGAGCACTGCCGTAGTTCCTGGTTCAAAAACCACTGTTAGGAATTTCAGAACCTCAGGTATTAATGGTTCACTATGGTGTCTCTGCTGCCTAGCAGTGCCAGAGCACaacagagaggcacagggatgGAGGAGGAAAGAAACTGCCTGTGCCACTGCCTACCGTGGCCTTGCCGTGGCCCACTGCAGGAGGCATCACCCCACCTTACTTGAAGAGGAGACTATTCCATAGCTAGGTTATGTGAATCCAGGTGCCTTCACCAACACAGGGGACTGTTCCCTACAGGGGACCACAACCCCCACAGCAATGGCTGGCGAGGTGGGCCACTCACCTTGGCCTTTTCTTTCACGCCTGATGGCAAAGTCACTGCCGTAACAGAGGAGTTGACAGACGCTGGCCTTGGGGCTGCAAGTCACAAACACACGTTGGATGAGCCAGATGAGCTTTTCACGTCTGAGCATGGCAAACAGCTTTCATCTCACCCGACACTTCACCTGCTACTGGCTGCCGAGAGGTGGCATGAGGACGTGATGCTGAACCCAGGCTGGGGAAAGAGCTCTGGGTGGCATTAGCATATCCCCCAGGAGCAGGAGAGCAGAGAACAGCACCACGAAAGCTGCTGTGTCCACATCCTGATGGACTCCCAACGCCACCGGCCATGCGATACGGAGGCCTCCAGAAGGAAAAGGCTGCTTtcggtccctgctgcccactacCACACAGCCACTGCACAACTCCAGGAGGCGTGCCAGTCACACGGGCCGCCACACCAGGAAGAAAGTCGCTCAGCTGGAAGGTGCGAGGGTCGGATAGCCCGGGCAGGACCACAGAGGAAGCTGCTCAGGGCTCATGGATTCTCACAGGCAGCAGCACCTGAGCCCTGTGCCCGGTTGCATGTGAGTTACGGATCCTCCGTGCGTTTGCATCAGCGCAGTAACTCGAGATCTCAGGGGAAGCTCTCTCAAGTACGCTCTCAAGAAGGCTGTGGAGACGCATGGCACGACCTGACTCGCACCTGCActaactccctctctctgtgtgactaaACACATTCACAAGGAGGGAAGGGGGAATGCCGAACCTCCTGGCTCCAATCATTATCAACTCCTGGTTCCCTTCACTTATCTACTGTCTCATCCAGAGACTGCCAGACTTATCATGTTGTCCACAACACCTCAGGACATTTCTCTCAATGAAGACTCTTTGAAAAGTATGTAACTTCATTCTCACAGCCTACAAAACTCAGCTGTCAGCTCAGTCCAGCGGTCAGCCAGGACGAGGTCCCACCACTGTTTCCAGGAGTACATAGGTCTGCGGCTATGCACCCATCACCTGCAGCCGCAGAGGAAGTCTGGAAGGGGCCCCGCAGGGGGAGGGTTTCAGGAATGCGAGGGGCAGGGCAGAACAGGGAACCGGCAGTTTTCCCTTTCATGTTTTTGTGCAGTTCAAAGTGAATCTGTTTGGGCATTTATCATTTAAGAAGATTAACCCacgacataaaatattttatccgGTATGATGacctcaaacattttttaaaagctgaggaAAACAAATGGAAGAGTAATTTGTGAAACTGTAGGTGGCAAGACTATGGGTAATTTTTTCCCTGCCTTTTTTCAAAGTAACTTTCAATAATGAATACTCTATAATGAATCttacatttcttttataattagaaaatacatttaaaaatcaagaaattatCTTCTATGTAAGCTAAAAAGAAACAGTAATACGATGTGTAGGAGAGAGGGGCGGATGGAGCACAGGGCCCCGGAACATGGGTGCAGATGGGCGGCCAAGGCCTTCACCGGGTCACCCTGCCAACACTCAAACCAGAGCGCTCAGCACAGCCTCCGAGTGCGAGCGTGGACTCTGCCCCAGTAACGGAAGGTCAGCAACTGACGCAGTCCACAGGAGAGGCATCCGGAGGCTGCCCTCTGGGATCCCAGGCAGCACTTCTGGAAACGTGGGCTTCCTCCCTCCTCTATCAGAGCCATCGGAAGTCACCCACGGAGGGGTGGCCATGTGTGTACCCAAGAAGACAGTAAGGGTACACCTGGTGTTGCTACTTCAGCCTCGGAGATAGAGCACAAGGGAGGGGCACAAATGGGTACTCCACAGACCTGCGGCCCCGCCCCAGTTTCCCCTGAAAATGCTGACCTCCCTAGGCTCACTTAATGAGAAGACCctgtcctggcacagccccatACCCCACAGGCTGTCTCCAAAGGGCACCGGCCCAGGGATCCCAGCAGCACCTGGCATGCAGGGCTCTTACTGGTTTGGGCAAGTAGGgcttctgcttcctcctcctcttccgagCTCTCGGAGCTGCTGATGGGGTCTGACACGCGGGTCTTCTTGGCTTGCAGTGCCGCATCATCCTCGGCCTTCCTCTTCTGGCCAAGCTCCGAGGTTCTGCAGGACAGAGGGACAGGCGATAGCAACTGCGCCCCAGGACAGAGACCTCGCCACATCCTCCCAGCCCCCAAAGGACACATGCGTAAATTTAACAGTGACAAAAACACAGTGTTTTTGCATTTCCACTCCACTCGAGTGCTTTTACAATTCttgatgggtcttttttttttttaagatttatttatttatttaaagtcagagttacacagagagagggagaggcagagagagagagagagaaaatcttccatctgctggttcactccccaattggccagaatggccagaactgcgctgatccaaagccaggagccaggagcttcttctgggtctcccccgcgggtacagggtcccaagcacttgggccatcttctactgctttcccaggccatagcagagagctggattggaagtggagcagccaggtctccaactgacgcccatatggaatgccggcactgcaggcggtggctttacccactataccacagcgatgcccccccccccccccccccgtttgcTCTTTAAAATTATCACGCTGGTGGGTAACGTTAGATCGTATCAGAAGCTCTCAGGCACTGCGTGGTGGGTGCCGGCCTGGGCAAGCACTGCTCAAAACCACCAGGTGCCTCGCCTCCAGAACTCACTGCCTGCTCGGGGCCCTCATCCTGGGAGACTGCCCAGGTGCTCCTTGGCTCTCAGGCCTCAGCACGCTCACCGCCTCCCCCAGCAGCCTCCTGTTTCATTTCCTTCCCAGTACTTTTCTAGATACCCTGCTGGCTTACTTACTACACTTACTACTCCCCCGCTACACAGAAAGgcccgggggcagggggagaggagggctggCAGCTCAGCAGTGTCCTGAAGCACATATCTCAAGGAGTTAACCCCCAAGTGACCTGCCCAGGGCCGACGGCGGGCGGGGGGCTGAAGCGGGCAGGACAAGCAGGCAGATGACCCTTCAAGTTTGACCTCTTTTGATTTCACCCTCCCACACGCAAGGAGTCACTGCCCATGCCCCGCGTTCTCCAGCTGGCACTGACTCTGCCATGCCAGAGTGGGgtgaggggcctgggggccttgTCTCCAGGAGGGCCATTTGTCAGGAGTCTCCTGCTAAAAACAAGTTTCATTTACTGCACGTTATCAGCTCATTCTGCCTCTTCCCTCCCAACAAGATGTAAGATCCACAAAAGCAgggatttttctctctggtttgTTCCCAGCATAGTGCCTGCCCGCTAACAGGTGctcaacacagaaacatagaaggcc contains:
- the TCOF1 gene encoding treacle protein isoform X4, whose protein sequence is MAEARKRRELLPLIYQHLLQAGYVRAAREVKEQSGQKTFLTQPVTLLDIYTHWQQTSELGQKRKAEDDAALQAKKTRVSDPISSSESSEEEEEAEALLAQTTPRPASVNSSVTAVTLPSGVKEKAKAQSKAAKAVNSVPHPASGKALAHLLTGGKSAQKSGEPSANTVLASETEEEGGVPAPVPAAKPGLVSAGQADSSSEDTSSSSDETDVEVKPSVKPAPIRAPPAPAQEPAARRAAPAPGKVGAVTPQAKGGALTLAARARKPEEESESSEESDSEEEAPAGRPSQVNASTKVLQVRPSSAAAKGTPGKAVTPAPPRKAGLVAPQAKAGRPEEDSGSSSEASSDSEEETPAAGTPLQAKPSGKTPQVRAAFAPAKGSPRKGALPAAPGKTGPAATQAQVGKREVDSESSSKESDSDEETPAAMAVTVSPAQAKPSGKNSWVRPAPTVGVGPSGKGTGLAPPGKAAPAAPLAQVVKPEEDSDSSSEEESDSEGEATPAVSATQAKPPGKILQVRPASGPTKGPLGKDVAVAPSQKLGPGATQVKAERAKENSESSEESSDSVEEAPTATTPAQAKPALKTQAKASPKKGTPVTPASTKVAPVRVGTPASWKAGTATSPAAASSPAVAWGARRPQEDSSSSEDSESEEETAPAATVTSVGKGLQAKAAPVTTPLLPGKMGPAVAQVKAKAHEDSESSEEESDSAQAASTPAQVQASARTPQTKASAASTKASSAEGVTSPPGKVVTAAAQAKQGSPAKVKLPVRAPQNSAVGKTVATAVPAQKGPVGRPQEEDSESSEESSDSEEEAPAQVKPLGKTPQVRAASAPAKESPRKGVPLVPPGKAGPAAAQAQLGKKEDSESSSEESDSEGEAPAAMTPAQVKPAVKNPQVKASPMKGALGAPTSVKASTAKADTPAPWKARQASPAKVLSPRKDSNSKTPRSKTLTPAPPEKKAQESSESSDEEWPSSQVTKRNPASLPLTQAALKVLAQKASEAQPPRARTQSSSGVDGTVGALPMTSPQSAAIQARVTSNLRKSKGQQTTAPPLGHPKAKAPGSSNDSEDSSNSSSGSEEGAEGPQLTKSTPRPAGSVPTGKETLVEETSESSEDEVVAPSQSLLSGYVAPGLTPANSQVSKSTPRPDSNPLVSSTPATKDDLDGKQEAEPQQAVGTVSPKTGRKQATSGTTPQKPRKPKKGAPGTQASILPSSITQRLLGEPWPLSEAQVQASVVKVLTELLEQEKKKALDASKESSKKGRKRKLLVDQLAPKAPKSKKKKLAAAGECREGADSQEKASRTSKGKAKRDKTSGDGQEKKAKGPFGSPGARDKSEGELGTAKVEGGDQSNLKSKKEKKKSDKKKKDKEKKEKKKKAKRASAKDPESPFQKKKKKKKVAEQAV